Proteins co-encoded in one Arachis hypogaea cultivar Tifrunner chromosome 13, arahy.Tifrunner.gnm2.J5K5, whole genome shotgun sequence genomic window:
- the LOC112791872 gene encoding uncharacterized protein isoform X2 — translation MGAGDYYKVLKVNRHATEEELKKAYKRLAMKWHPDRNHHQEVKNKEEAEAKFKQISEAYDVLSDPKKRQIYDFYGHYPLNSMKVNKKEQDCDGRNNNVKEEKAGVVVETKLVCTLEELYKGCRKKLKISRNVVDELGKLKCVEETLKIDIKPGWKKGTKITFPGKGNQEQGGSQPSDLVFVVDEKPHAVFKRDGNDLVITQKILLVEALSGKTLNLTTLDGREIAIEVTDVVKPRHVMVVPNEGMPISKEPGKKGSLRIKFDVMFPSRLSTHQKHELKKIMRKDYKLSS, via the exons ATGGGTGCAGGGGACTACTACAAGGTTCTGAAGGTGAATCGTCACGCCACAGAAGAGGAGCTTAAGAAAGCATACAAGAGGCTTGCAATGAAGTGGCATCCAGATAGGAACCACCATCAAGAAgtgaagaacaaggaagaagctgAAGCAAAGTTCAAGCAGATATCTGAGGCCTATGATGTCTTGAGTGACCCCAAAAAGCGCCAGATCTATGATTTCTATGGCCACTACCCTCTCAATTCCATGAAGGTTAACAAAAAGGAACAAGACTGTGATGGTAGAAATAATAATGTGAAGGAGGAGAAAGCAGGGGTGGTGGTTGAGACCAAACTTGTGTGCACCCTTGAGGAGCTTTACAAAGGTTGTAGgaagaagttgaagatctcaagaAATGTTGTTGATGAACTCGG CAAGTTGAAGTGTGTGGAAGAAACCTTGAAGATAGACATTAAACCAGGTTGGAAAAAAGGAACAAAGATAACATTCCCTGGAAAAGGAAACCAAGAACAAGGAGGGTCTCAACCTTCTGATCTAGTCTTTGTAGTGGATGAGAAACCACATGCTGTGTTCAAGAGAGATGGAAATGACTTGGTGATCACACAGAAGATCTTGCTTGTGGAGGCACTCTCAGGGAAGACACTCAACTTGACAACCTTGGACGGAAGAGAAATCGCCATTGAAGTGACCGATGTTGTGAAACCGAGGCATGTTATGGTGGTCCCAAATGAAGGGATGCCAATTTCTAAAGAACCAGGGAAGAAAGGATCCTTGAGAATCAAGTTTGATGTTATGTTCCCTTCAAGGCTTTCCACACATCAGAAGCATGAGCTTAAGAAGATTATGAGAAAGGATTATAAACTGTCATCATga
- the LOC112791872 gene encoding uncharacterized protein isoform X1: MGAGDYYKVLKVNRHATEEELKKAYKRLAMKWHPDRNHHQEVKNKEEAEAKFKQISEAYDVLSDPKKRQIYDFYGHYPLNSMKVNKKEQDCDGRNNNVKEEKAGVVVETKLVCTLEELYKGCRKKLKISRNVVDELGSKLKCVEETLKIDIKPGWKKGTKITFPGKGNQEQGGSQPSDLVFVVDEKPHAVFKRDGNDLVITQKILLVEALSGKTLNLTTLDGREIAIEVTDVVKPRHVMVVPNEGMPISKEPGKKGSLRIKFDVMFPSRLSTHQKHELKKIMRKDYKLSS, translated from the exons ATGGGTGCAGGGGACTACTACAAGGTTCTGAAGGTGAATCGTCACGCCACAGAAGAGGAGCTTAAGAAAGCATACAAGAGGCTTGCAATGAAGTGGCATCCAGATAGGAACCACCATCAAGAAgtgaagaacaaggaagaagctgAAGCAAAGTTCAAGCAGATATCTGAGGCCTATGATGTCTTGAGTGACCCCAAAAAGCGCCAGATCTATGATTTCTATGGCCACTACCCTCTCAATTCCATGAAGGTTAACAAAAAGGAACAAGACTGTGATGGTAGAAATAATAATGTGAAGGAGGAGAAAGCAGGGGTGGTGGTTGAGACCAAACTTGTGTGCACCCTTGAGGAGCTTTACAAAGGTTGTAGgaagaagttgaagatctcaagaAATGTTGTTGATGAACTCGG CAGCAAGTTGAAGTGTGTGGAAGAAACCTTGAAGATAGACATTAAACCAGGTTGGAAAAAAGGAACAAAGATAACATTCCCTGGAAAAGGAAACCAAGAACAAGGAGGGTCTCAACCTTCTGATCTAGTCTTTGTAGTGGATGAGAAACCACATGCTGTGTTCAAGAGAGATGGAAATGACTTGGTGATCACACAGAAGATCTTGCTTGTGGAGGCACTCTCAGGGAAGACACTCAACTTGACAACCTTGGACGGAAGAGAAATCGCCATTGAAGTGACCGATGTTGTGAAACCGAGGCATGTTATGGTGGTCCCAAATGAAGGGATGCCAATTTCTAAAGAACCAGGGAAGAAAGGATCCTTGAGAATCAAGTTTGATGTTATGTTCCCTTCAAGGCTTTCCACACATCAGAAGCATGAGCTTAAGAAGATTATGAGAAAGGATTATAAACTGTCATCATga